CAGCTCTGACTTATATCTGCGTTTCACACCTGGTTGTTGGGACCATTAATTAATTCCAATTggtgcatatatgcatgcatgtaccaattatatatataatgatcatGAGTTTAATTATAACTCTCCCAAATAATTCACTAATTTTTCTATCGTATTGAGGGGGGGAAAGGCCGAAAGCTAATTTATACGTGAGCGTAGCTAGTGGGCCTGATGTTGAAGGAGGCACTGTTGCTTGCATTGTGCTGCACTTGAGCTCCATGATGGTGACACAACAACTTCTTTGGCTGACTAAAGACATGAAACTTCTTTCCCGTTTAGGTTTAGCTGTCGACAACATTTGAAGTTCGAACACTCAACATTGAGAACGAAATAAGCACATGTTTTCGGCACAAAAGTTAAAAGGGTTGGAATTTGGAGAGAGTTTTTCATTGAATAATTCAAATGAAAGGGAATCAACGTATCAAACTCAGAAGACGTGCGTGCTAGCTTCTGATTTATGCATGAGCTAGCGGTACAGATAATTATTTGAACCTTTACTCACGGCAATGTTTTACTGAATGCATGGTTGAAAATTCCCCGCACTTCGCGTAGTAAACGCCACTAATCAAgagatattattaattttattataaaatataggcGTTTTCATTATAGTATCAACTGTAAGACGTGGTATTCGTAATCAGTTTTGTGTTCTGTACCTCAAAGTGAATACCAGACGCATGAGTACTActcgaaaacaattttaaatattgctTCCAAcaggaaatgaaggaagaaCGTCTTCTAGAACACGGCCCCAAGAAATTCCAAAGAAAAACCACTTTTTGGGCACGCTGTAATtgataatgaaaaatgatatatgcCGTCGTAAAGCACACAAGTATCGTgtgcttattttaaaaaaattaaaaaaatataaaatttataaaaaatattaattttttaataataaatctaattcttttaaaaaaaattaagcattATACAATTCATAATTGTATCTAATGGTacaatctttttaatttatagtaTTAATGTGATTTTCAGGAGAAAGATTAGGTGAAAGAACATGAATCTTTTTTcctcaaaatagaaaaatcaatcCATCCCCCACAATGATAACGGGCTCAATAGAGGGGAATAAATAGTGGACAAGGGCCTGACCCAGATGAAAATGCCCTCGGGGTCAAAGTTTTGACTTCAGTTTCCAGCTCTCTAGATTACATATGGCCCTAACTCCAGCGAGATATTAAGGCTCGGCTACAACTAAGGCCAGACAGAAGCAGGGCCTTCAGCTATAACTTGGCCCAGAGCCACAACAAGCCCAATGCTGGCCACATAATAGGCCGTGGATAGCGTTGTAAATGGACGACGGTATGGACCACACAATCCGCGGCAGATGGTCTAGGACTCTGACACAACTAGATCTGTCCATAATTGAGTGAATTGTGACTTGCTCAGAtggagaaaccaaaaaaagttgacaaaattaaatttgaagaaaGCAGTCGAGAGGAAGGGAACTTCCGTTTctttatctaaaatatttcattttattgttataatttttatataaaatataataaataattttttttaattttaaaataaaattaatattaaaaaaagtatattataataatattttatttaatttttaaaaaaaatattttatcttatttcattttatctatgTAATCAAAAGGAActatttctatttaattaatatataattttttatttttatcagtttatttaaacacatgtattcaagcattaagataaaaaaaattaataaatcctatattaattagacaaaaatatttaatgactttcataaaaatttctcaTTACATAATCTAAAAATCAGTTTGACAGGACCCTCTTGGCTTCTtatagtttaattagttgtgacCGTCAAATCATTCCAACTGTATGTCCCTTAAACCAATGTAACTCATGTGCGGCCAACAAATATtaaagagttttactacatacaaatatagttatgtactaatctgtttatcaatactattttattcatatttaaaatttaaattaatactattttcaatcaaatctactttttgatcaatcatttcatattaatacacagattaatacataactatacttacaattatatttttctcccAAAATAATACAGTAGGAGCAGTAGCTCGTGATAAAACCAACAAGGCAACTTTCAAATTCCGTAATGGAAGGGTGAGTCAGCTATTATCCTGTCTTGCTGTCGACGTGTCTCGGACAGCCCAGGCCACCCCAACATACAGAATGTAATGTATACGCGTGAACGGCTGCTTTCCCTTCTCCGGTCACCATAGGGCCACCCCACTTCACCATCTACGTCTGCTCATCTACTCTCGCTCAGAGCGAGTAACAGACACTGTCCCAACCAAACTGTTTCGTTTTCCTCACTCGTTTAACAGGACGTGTATTCAataacatttttgttttttgttttatatcatATCTTATATCTATGattctatttatatatgaatgagAATATATATTGGAGGGTGCATCAATGAATTCGTGTCAAGAGTGTCAACCACGCGTCATGGACAACCCCTCTACGCGGTCAGATTCACTTTGAAGGAGGTTTTGTGAATTTCACTCGCATCTGAATTTCATTTGGGTGTCATTTCCAAGAAATACTAATCACTCTTTTGAATGCTTTGACTTTGACTGAAAATGAAAGCAATGAAGGAGCGAAGAAGAAAAGTCGCACTTTCCTCCCTCCTTCCTGAGTCCGTACCCTTcctgaaacaaataaaaagagcGACCCCCTCGTCTTTCCTCCCATCTCACGTTACCAATCGAGGACTTCTCGATTTTCTGCTTCTTTAACAAACAAACCCACAATTCTCTTCCTTCGTTTACATCCAGTACATACTAAGTAGTCAAAGGTATGctgtttgcttttctttttgtttttgttaaaggaataaagttttggttttgatggttCCAGAAAATTTGTGGGGTTTGAGTTTTTGGACTAAAGCTGTAGCATTTTGATTCTGGGTTGGGTTGTATGTCCCGGTTATCTGGTGCTTGTGCTATAGTTCgagttttttccctttctttaggGATTTTGAAATTGAGTACTATCTCCTAGCCCTAGTCGCTGGTTGGACTTGGAGCGCGGCTAATTCGTCGAAAACTTCGTTAATCTGCTTTTAATTCTTcttcttagtttattttttcttatggaCAGTTTATTCTGTCTGTTTAGTTATAAGTAAGATAGTTGGGGGGAGATTAAAGATTGGAATGgaaattaataaattgtaaCACTGTGCCTTCTGTGTTTGTGAATAATTTAGGTTTTTGGTTTAATGGTTTTTTTAAGGAATAAAATGGAGTTCTAAATcgctttttttattcaaaatttgcaGTGTCTGGATATGTGCAGTGGTTCAAACAGTAGACTTTCCTCCTCAAgctttgggatggaaggtgaaTTTCAGAAACAGAACGATGGGTTTTTCTGCGATTGTTCGGTTTTGCTTGAATTGTCTGCCATGGATGATCTCGAGGCCTTCAGGAGTGAAGTAGAAGAGAAGGGTCTTGACGTCAACGAGGCAAGCTTTTGGTATGGTAGAAGAATTGGGTCGAAGAAGATGGCGTTCGAAAAGAGGACTCCACTTACGATTGCTGCCATGTTTGGTAGCGTTAAGGTTTTGAAGTATATGATTGAGACAGGTAAGGTTGATGTCAATAGGGTATGTGGTTCAGATAGGGTCACGGCACTCCATTGTGCCGTTGCTGGTGGTACCAATTCCTCAGTTGTGATTATTAAGCTCTTGCTTGATGCATGTGCGGATGCTACTTGTGTTAATGCTAATGGAAATAAGCCTGTTGATTTGATTGTCTCGGCGTTAAGGTCACCGTCCAATTCAAATCGGAAGGCAATTGAGTTGCTGCTTAAAGGCGAAGTTTCAATTGGGGAAAGTGATCAAATCACAAACCAAGAGGAAGATCAGCAGAAGATAGCAACGCCTCAGCTCTTGAAAGAAGGAACTGAGAAGAAAGAATACCCTATCGATGTATCATTGCCAGACATAAATAATGGGGTATATGGGACAGATGAGTTTAGGATGTTTACTTTCAAGGTGAAGCCTTGTTCAAGGGCATACTCCCATGACTGGACTGAGTGCCCTTTTGTCCATCCTGGGGAGAATGCTAGGAGAAGGGACCCACGGAAGTACCCCTATAGCTGTGTTCCATGCCCGGAGTTTCGGAAAGGCACATGCCAAAAGGGGGATTCCTGTGAGTATGCACATGGTGTTTTTGAGTCCTGGCTTCATCCTGCCCAATATCGAACCCGGATTTGCAAAGATGAGACTGGGTGTGCGCGTAAAGTCTGCTTCTTTGCTCACAAGGCCGAGGAATTGCGCCCCGTGTATGCTTCCACAGGTTCAGCTATGCCTTCACCTAAATCACATTCAGCTGGTGGGCTGGACATGACGGTAATGAGCCCATTGGCTCTCAGTTCGTCATCTATGCCGATGCCTGCTACTTCAACACCGCCCATGTCTCCTCTGGCAGCTGCATCATCTCCCAAGAGTGGGAGCTTGTGGCAAAACAAACTTAACCTCACTCCACCTGCATTGCAGCTCCCTGGCAGCCGGCTAAAGTCTGCTTTGAGTGCTAGAGATCTAGATTTGGAGATGGAATTGCTTGGGCTAGAAAGTCATGCTAGCCAGCAGCAGCAATTGATTGACGAGATAACCCGTCTCTCATCCCCATCCCTATCCCCATCCTACTGGAATAAGGAATTCAACCGGATTGGAGATTCAAAACCTTCTAACCTTGATGATATTTTTGGGTCTCTTGATTCTTCTATGTTGTCCCAGCTGCAAGGGCTTTCCCTAAAACCCACAACATCCACCCAATTACAATCTCCAAATGGGCTTCAGATGCGCCAGAACATGAACCAACTTCGAGCAAGTTATCCAACCAACCTCTCTTCCTCGCCAGCAAGAAAACCCTCATCCTTTGGGTTTGACTCATCTGCTGCAGTTGCGGCAGCAGTGATGAATTCCAGGTCTGCATCCTTTGCAAAGCGAAGCCAGAGTTTTATTGATCGTGGAGCAGGGACTCATCGAGCTGGCCTTACTGCTGCTGGCAACTCTGCATCAATGATGCCCTCTACTCGTTCAGATTGGAGCTCACCTGATGGTAAATTGGACTGGGGCATTCAAGGAGATGAGTTGAACAAGCTCAAGAAGTCTGCTTCTTTTCGGTTCCGTGACAACAATGTGGCTACAACAACCTTTATGCAATCTGGAGTTAATGAGCCTGATGTCTCTTGGGTTAATTCCTTGGTTAAGGATGTTTCTCATGAGAGCTCGGGGCATTTTGGCACAAAGAAGGCGCAGTATAATCATGGAAATGGGGGTGAGATTCTTCCTCCTTGGCTGGAGCAGCTGTACATAGAGCAGGAGCAGATGGTGGCATAAGCAACTATCTGCCTAATTTACCACTAGATTATATTGACGAAGTTtgatattctttaaatttttatttgtcaTTAAGTATGCAATAATTGTATTTAGAAGTAGGAGAGGTGGTCGTAGAGAACAAAGTTTAGGCCAACCAAGGCCTGGAAATTTGTGCAGGAAGAACAAGTTCCTGCGGACATTAGTTCGAATTTGGAGCTAAGGTggtgattttttaatttaagataTTGTTGTAATCTTATTATCCTTTCCTCTTGGGTTTTACTTACTAGTATGGAAACGATATACGAAAGCAGTGGCAAGGAACTAGCTTTTATATCTGGGTAAAACCTGAACATTCCTTGTGCTTTATTTCGTTTATAAATTCATAAGAAGTTCCATGATAATACGAAATTTGTTCTTATTTGTTCTTGTGGTCTCAAGACTTTTTAGTTTCCTCCCGGATGATACGAATGCATTTCTTTAGAGCATTATGCTTCTCTTCCGGTCTCTATGAACCAGAGGAGGGTTTCAATATATTAAAAGCAATACAGCTCTTCGCTTACTGCACTTCCAAGTGCAAACTGTGTTTATGTTAGTAATCAGGAGCCTATAGAGTTGCAAGTTGCTTTTTAGATCCGTAGTTTTTTGGTCGAGTTAGCCAAGCTAATTGCGGATTGATCTTTAGTGGCAACTGATGGCCAAAGTTAGTTTCAAACACAGTCGCATTTGAAGCCAACTATCAGGTCTTCCTCTTTGGACAGCACTTTAGGAttgttttgaaatataaaagTAGATTTTACACAAAGAAGTTTACAAATTGAATATGACATTTcggatatattttataataaattaaattttactatttaatagaCCACattaaataatgttaatttataaattttattatataagatttttatACAGAAATATTgtcttttaaatataatttagataaTCTTCGTATCtatatcaacttatctcattattataactttttaaaattcttatttaaaataaaataattaattaaaatttttcaaattttaaaataaatataatactaaaaaaatatattttaataaaatactcttaactttaatcttaattcatatcattttatccgTCAAATAAACGAGTTTCGGCCACCAAGATAACCAAACATTAGTGATAATTAGGTCAAAAGTGCATGAATGTTGTCGAATGGTAAAATCTTGAAAAGCTTAAAGGAAAGTGTGTTGTACAagtaaaattgatatttttatctCTGACTCTTTGGCTACCAGAAATTGCATTAGGCAAGCAACTAGAGTTCTTCGTTTACTAAAAGTACCTGCACAGAAACATGCAACAAGACAATAAAGATTACTTGAACGTTGTTTACCACAGAATAACTTTGTCATTTAGGCCAATTTCCGTAAGCCTTTTGACTTATCCCAATATGTTATTGCTATTATTGGGGGTGGTGGGAATGTGGGGCATGATTGTGGAAAAActgaatgaatattattttgattggtGGACAGTTGGAGCGTCCGAGTGCCAGGAAAGGTGCAGCATTATGCGCGTGGGGTCCAACCTTTTAGGCTTCTGTCTTTCTTAAACAGAAAGTGTCTGTGCAAGCGTAAGCTGGGTCTATAATTGAGCCGCCCACGAGGGTTAATTCGCTACcaaataataaaagagaaatatgtTTGCACTTGAAAAGTAGTTTCTTTCAAGCTTCTCTCCCCCTTCTTACTTGTTCCACtgagtttcaagtt
This genomic interval from Carya illinoinensis cultivar Pawnee chromosome 2, C.illinoinensisPawnee_v1, whole genome shotgun sequence contains the following:
- the LOC122301502 gene encoding zinc finger CCCH domain-containing protein 29-like isoform X1; translation: MCSGSNSRLSSSSFGMEGEFQKQNDGFFCDCSVLLELSAMDDLEAFRSEVEEKGLDVNEASFWYGRRIGSKKMAFEKRTPLTIAAMFGSVKVLKYMIETGKVDVNRVCGSDRVTALHCAVAGGTNSSVVIIKLLLDACADATCVNANGNKPVDLIVSALRSPSNSNRKAIELLLKGEVSIGESDQITNQEEDQQKIATPQLLKEGTEKKEYPIDVSLPDINNGVYGTDEFRMFTFKVKPCSRAYSHDWTECPFVHPGENARRRDPRKYPYSCVPCPEFRKGTCQKGDSCEYAHGVFESWLHPAQYRTRICKDETGCARKVCFFAHKAEELRPVYASTGSAMPSPKSHSAGGLDMTVMSPLALSSSSMPMPATSTPPMSPLAAASSPKSGSLWQNKLNLTPPALQLPGSRLKSALSARDLDLEMELLGLESHASQQQQLIDEITRLSSPSLSPSYWNKEFNRIGDSKPSNLDDIFGSLDSSMLSQLQGLSLKPTTSTQLQSPNGLQMRQNMNQLRASYPTNLSSSPARKPSSFGFDSSAAVAAAVMNSRSASFAKRSQSFIDRGAGTHRAGLTAAGNSASMMPSTRSDWSSPDGKLDWGIQGDELNKLKKSASFRFRDNNVATTTFMQSGVNEPDVSWVNSLVKDVSHESSGHFGTKKAQYNHGNGGEILPPWLEQLYIEQEQMVA
- the LOC122301502 gene encoding zinc finger CCCH domain-containing protein 29-like isoform X2, with the translated sequence MEGEFQKQNDGFFCDCSVLLELSAMDDLEAFRSEVEEKGLDVNEASFWYGRRIGSKKMAFEKRTPLTIAAMFGSVKVLKYMIETGKVDVNRVCGSDRVTALHCAVAGGTNSSVVIIKLLLDACADATCVNANGNKPVDLIVSALRSPSNSNRKAIELLLKGEVSIGESDQITNQEEDQQKIATPQLLKEGTEKKEYPIDVSLPDINNGVYGTDEFRMFTFKVKPCSRAYSHDWTECPFVHPGENARRRDPRKYPYSCVPCPEFRKGTCQKGDSCEYAHGVFESWLHPAQYRTRICKDETGCARKVCFFAHKAEELRPVYASTGSAMPSPKSHSAGGLDMTVMSPLALSSSSMPMPATSTPPMSPLAAASSPKSGSLWQNKLNLTPPALQLPGSRLKSALSARDLDLEMELLGLESHASQQQQLIDEITRLSSPSLSPSYWNKEFNRIGDSKPSNLDDIFGSLDSSMLSQLQGLSLKPTTSTQLQSPNGLQMRQNMNQLRASYPTNLSSSPARKPSSFGFDSSAAVAAAVMNSRSASFAKRSQSFIDRGAGTHRAGLTAAGNSASMMPSTRSDWSSPDGKLDWGIQGDELNKLKKSASFRFRDNNVATTTFMQSGVNEPDVSWVNSLVKDVSHESSGHFGTKKAQYNHGNGGEILPPWLEQLYIEQEQMVA